The Micromonospora sp. NBC_00421 genome contains a region encoding:
- a CDS encoding formylglycine-generating enzyme family protein, protein MSDGPYTEMVRIPAGQVTLSDRRTQRSWEVGLGAYEIAACPVTQRCYAEVTGRRPSVATGDSLPVESVSWWDAAEFCNALSARDGLTPAYRLRAADEHAGWDTAADGYRLPTEAEWEYACRAGTAGPRYGPLDDIAWYRGNSGERLHEVGGKLPNVWGLHDMLGNVWNWCWDVYDAEVYGSYRVLRGGGWFDEQWSCRASVRRRSHPSLRIDDVGFRVARSVGR, encoded by the coding sequence ATGAGCGATGGGCCGTACACCGAGATGGTCCGGATTCCCGCCGGCCAGGTCACGCTGTCGGACCGCCGGACCCAGCGTTCCTGGGAGGTGGGCCTCGGGGCGTACGAGATCGCCGCCTGTCCGGTGACCCAACGGTGCTACGCCGAGGTCACCGGCCGGCGGCCGAGCGTCGCCACCGGCGACTCGCTGCCCGTGGAGAGCGTGTCGTGGTGGGACGCCGCCGAGTTCTGCAACGCGCTGTCGGCACGCGACGGCCTGACCCCGGCCTACCGCCTGCGCGCCGCCGACGAGCATGCCGGCTGGGACACCGCCGCCGACGGCTACCGGTTGCCGACCGAGGCGGAGTGGGAGTACGCGTGCCGCGCCGGAACCGCCGGCCCGCGCTACGGCCCGCTCGACGACATCGCCTGGTACCGCGGCAACTCCGGCGAACGCCTCCACGAGGTGGGCGGCAAACTGCCCAACGTGTGGGGCCTTCACGACATGCTCGGCAACGTCTGGAACTGGTGCTGGGACGTCTACGACGCCGAGGTCTACGGCAGCTACCGGGTGCTGCGCGGTGGTGGCTGGTTCGACGAGCAGTGGAGTTGCCGGGCGTCCGTCCGTCGGCGCAGCCACCCGAGTCTGCGCATCGACGACGTGGGGTTCCGCGTCGCCCGGTCCGTCGGCCGCTGA